A genomic window from Treponema maltophilum ATCC 51939 includes:
- a CDS encoding sugar ABC transporter ATP-binding protein, which yields MEKSKHPLLQMKNISKSFGGVNVLHNVSFSAQKGELHALVGENGAGKSTLMKILMGVHTADTGEILLDGKEIQIKNPAHALSAGISMIHQELNPVFDMNVAENIFLGREPTKYAIPFPRIADKKLMHEKASRILQDMNTGIDSHELMRNLTVAQIQLVEIIKAITFNAGIIIMDEPTSAITSAEADILFKQIDSLKKAGTAIIYISHKMDEIFRLADTITVLRDGKLICSDVASAFDENSLITAMVGREISDIYPKEACEKRNIALSVCNLTVGKKVKNVGFDLYQGEVLGIAGLVGAGRSETVEAVFGMRKRSAGEIRVGSQIADIRSPSDALSHKIALITEDRKLTGLNLKFSVKENISIVSLKKLFKKGIISSRLERKTALDTIKKLKIKTHSENMLTSSLSGGNQQKIVVGKWLLNDPDIIILDEPTRGIDVGAKHDMYVIISELAKEGKAVLVISSELPEIMGISDRIIVMNGGCITGELKRPEFSQEKIMYLAAKKGNVQGSSNE from the coding sequence ATGGAAAAAAGCAAGCATCCGCTTTTGCAGATGAAAAACATATCGAAGTCGTTCGGCGGCGTGAACGTTTTGCACAACGTATCTTTCAGTGCGCAAAAAGGCGAACTGCATGCGCTTGTCGGTGAAAACGGGGCGGGAAAATCCACGCTTATGAAAATCCTCATGGGCGTGCATACCGCCGATACGGGCGAAATTCTTTTGGACGGAAAAGAGATTCAAATTAAAAATCCCGCGCACGCTTTGTCGGCGGGCATTTCCATGATTCATCAGGAACTGAATCCCGTATTCGATATGAACGTTGCCGAAAATATTTTTCTCGGCAGAGAACCGACAAAGTACGCCATTCCTTTTCCGCGCATTGCGGATAAAAAACTCATGCACGAAAAAGCGTCGCGCATTTTACAGGATATGAATACGGGCATCGATTCGCACGAATTGATGCGGAATTTAACCGTAGCGCAAATTCAGCTGGTCGAAATCATCAAAGCGATAACTTTTAACGCCGGCATTATTATTATGGATGAACCGACTTCGGCCATAACGAGCGCCGAAGCGGATATTTTGTTTAAGCAAATCGATTCGCTCAAAAAAGCCGGCACGGCGATTATTTATATTTCGCACAAGATGGATGAAATATTCCGTTTGGCCGACACAATCACCGTTTTGCGCGACGGCAAGCTCATTTGTTCGGATGTGGCGAGCGCATTTGACGAAAACTCGCTGATTACGGCTATGGTCGGCCGCGAAATTTCGGACATTTATCCTAAAGAAGCGTGCGAAAAGCGGAACATCGCTTTAAGCGTGTGCAACCTTACCGTCGGCAAAAAGGTAAAAAATGTCGGCTTCGATTTGTATCAGGGAGAAGTACTCGGCATTGCCGGTTTGGTCGGCGCGGGCCGAAGCGAAACCGTTGAAGCCGTGTTCGGCATGAGAAAGCGTTCTGCCGGCGAAATCCGTGTCGGCTCACAGATTGCCGATATCCGTTCTCCTTCGGATGCGCTTTCGCATAAAATCGCGCTGATTACGGAAGACAGAAAATTAACCGGCCTCAATTTAAAATTTTCGGTAAAAGAAAATATCAGCATCGTGTCGCTTAAAAAATTGTTTAAAAAAGGCATTATTTCGTCCCGACTCGAACGCAAAACCGCCTTGGATACGATTAAAAAACTGAAAATAAAAACGCATTCGGAGAATATGCTTACCTCGTCGTTGAGCGGCGGCAATCAGCAAAAAATCGTTGTGGGAAAATGGCTTTTAAATGATCCGGACATTATTATTTTGGACGAACCGACGCGCGGAATCGATGTCGGGGCGAAACACGATATGTATGTGATTATTTCGGAATTGGCAAAAGAAGGGAAGGCTGTTTTGGTTATTTCGTCGGAATTGCCCGAAATAATGGGAATAAGCGACCGGATTATCGTTATGAACGGCGGGTGCATTACCGGCGAGCTTAAGCGACCGGAATTTTCTCAGGAAAAAATCATGTATTTGGCTGCAAAAAAAGGAAATGTACAGGGGAGTTCAAATGAATAA
- a CDS encoding ATP-binding protein produces MDRIIRPKYITQIVQFVDKPVIKVLTGMRRVGKSTLLTIIKDEVLKNIPDKNKIHLNFESAELFDITTAKALRAYLQPIIQKTKKKLYFFFDEIQMVTGWEKVVNSLSVDTNCDIYITGSNSTLISGDLATLLSGRYTAFEIYPFTFGEFVQVFKNKKISEEALFDKFLQIGGMPFLRYFDLDASPCFKYLNDVYNTVLVKDVLQYNNIRDVDGFNRILSYVLENIGHTFSANGIKNYFKNEKRNISIDTILNYLEYCKNAFIIKKVPRYDMAGKKILKVDEKYYVTDHGFRQAQGFSNTKDIERTLENIVFIELSSRGYEVKIGKLKDREIDFIAQKNDRIFYYQVAYMLTDEKTREREFGVYKSIEDNFPKYVLSMDRVDFGRDGVIHKNIVDFLSETV; encoded by the coding sequence ATGGATCGTATTATCAGACCGAAGTACATAACGCAGATTGTGCAATTTGTCGACAAGCCGGTTATTAAAGTGTTGACCGGTATGAGGCGGGTCGGAAAGTCCACGCTTTTAACGATAATAAAAGACGAAGTTTTAAAAAACATACCCGACAAAAATAAAATACACCTCAATTTCGAGTCGGCCGAACTTTTCGATATAACTACCGCAAAGGCTTTGCGCGCTTATTTGCAGCCTATAATTCAAAAAACAAAAAAGAAACTATATTTTTTCTTCGACGAAATACAAATGGTTACCGGTTGGGAAAAAGTCGTCAACAGTCTCAGCGTGGACACAAATTGCGACATTTACATAACGGGATCGAACTCAACGCTTATTTCGGGTGATCTTGCAACACTGCTTTCGGGGCGGTATACGGCGTTTGAAATTTATCCGTTTACCTTCGGCGAATTTGTGCAGGTTTTTAAAAATAAAAAAATATCCGAAGAAGCGCTGTTCGATAAATTCCTGCAGATCGGCGGAATGCCTTTTTTGCGCTATTTCGATTTGGACGCTTCTCCCTGTTTTAAATATTTAAACGATGTGTATAATACCGTATTGGTTAAAGACGTTTTGCAGTACAACAATATTCGGGATGTCGACGGTTTTAACCGCATTTTATCGTATGTGCTTGAGAACATCGGGCACACCTTTTCGGCAAACGGCATTAAAAATTATTTTAAAAACGAAAAACGGAATATTTCAATCGATACGATTTTAAATTATTTGGAATATTGCAAAAACGCTTTTATCATTAAAAAAGTTCCGCGCTATGATATGGCGGGCAAAAAAATCCTCAAAGTGGACGAAAAATATTACGTAACCGATCACGGATTCCGGCAGGCGCAGGGATTTTCCAATACAAAGGATATCGAGCGGACGCTGGAAAATATCGTGTTTATCGAACTTTCGTCGAGGGGTTACGAAGTAAAAATCGGAAAATTGAAAGACAGGGAAATCGATTTTATCGCGCAAAAAAACGACCGGATTTTTTATTATCAGGTCGCCTATATGTTGACCGATGAAAAAACGCGAGAGCGGGAATTCGGGGTGTATAAATCGATTGAAGATAATTTTCCGAAATACGTGCTGTCCATGGATCGCGTCGATTTCGGCAGGGACGGAGTCATTCACAAAAACATCGTCGATTTTTTATCGGAGACGGTATAG
- a CDS encoding sugar ABC transporter substrate-binding protein has product MKKRGIAAAFCLALALLLLSGCQKKKAAADGYALFMTHMSNAFTIELSDAVKEEAARQNVTLTVNDAGQDVAKQISQIETTINRGVKGIVIEPVSVDGIMPAVDAAKKAGVTVVIVNQQIADPSAADCYVGVSNEDGGEMEMNLAVKDINGKGNIALLLGPMGSDAQIGRSAGYKKALASYPDIKVVFESSAEWDTARALSMVENWLQAGKGISAIVSQNDGMAMGALKAVQDAGLQDKIFVYGLDATPDALASVKEGGLRATVSQSTAAQGREALKACVEIANGKQLPAEILVDFTLITSENILDFVK; this is encoded by the coding sequence ATGAAAAAAAGAGGAATTGCTGCGGCTTTTTGTCTCGCGCTCGCTTTACTTTTGCTGAGCGGCTGTCAAAAAAAGAAGGCTGCGGCCGACGGGTATGCGCTGTTTATGACGCATATGTCGAACGCTTTTACGATTGAATTGTCCGACGCGGTTAAAGAAGAAGCCGCGCGTCAAAACGTAACACTGACCGTAAACGACGCGGGGCAGGATGTTGCAAAACAAATCAGTCAAATCGAAACGACGATTAACAGAGGCGTTAAGGGCATCGTTATAGAACCCGTTTCGGTCGACGGAATTATGCCTGCGGTCGATGCCGCAAAAAAAGCCGGCGTAACCGTCGTTATCGTCAACCAGCAAATAGCCGACCCGTCCGCGGCCGACTGCTATGTGGGCGTTTCGAACGAAGACGGCGGCGAAATGGAAATGAACCTTGCGGTTAAGGACATTAACGGAAAGGGAAACATCGCCCTGCTTTTAGGCCCGATGGGTTCGGATGCGCAAATCGGCCGCTCGGCGGGTTATAAAAAAGCGCTTGCTTCCTATCCCGACATAAAAGTCGTGTTCGAAAGTTCCGCCGAATGGGACACCGCACGCGCATTGTCGATGGTTGAAAACTGGCTCCAAGCCGGAAAAGGCATCAGCGCGATTGTGTCGCAAAACGACGGTATGGCCATGGGCGCTTTAAAAGCCGTGCAGGATGCCGGATTGCAGGATAAAATTTTCGTTTACGGATTGGATGCGACTCCCGATGCGCTCGCTTCCGTAAAAGAAGGCGGTTTGCGCGCGACGGTATCGCAAAGTACGGCCGCTCAAGGACGCGAAGCTTTAAAAGCCTGTGTCGAAATTGCGAACGGCAAACAGCTTCCTGCCGAAATTCTGGTCGACTTTACGCTGATTACTTCCGAAAATATTTTGGACTTTGTAAAATAA
- a CDS encoding Gfo/Idh/MocA family protein, translating to MKKIRIGSVGLGRLGLQHAKNIASKISGAELTALCDVDEKKLKETAEALRVSHTFTRFEDMARCSDLDAIVIVSSSAFHPEHIEIALDNGKHVFSEKPLGINIEGCKRAEKAVERHPDKVCMIGFMRRFDPSYLYVKEKIDNGEIGRPILVRCYSQDPEKCIDGAIAFAPDSGGQFLDMAVHDIDLARWFTKSEPVSAWAIGGCYAHPEFAQYRDGDNVGCLLKFQNDTMCFLFAGRTAPHGYNVETEIIGTKGILRVASVPQKNLVEILDNGGVRRECSQNFLERFENAYVRELEEFVSCIVEHKKPSVTVYDGTRTLEIAEGCRNSFQSGELYRF from the coding sequence ATGAAGAAAATCCGTATCGGTTCCGTCGGATTGGGACGGTTGGGGCTTCAGCATGCAAAAAATATCGCATCGAAAATCTCCGGTGCCGAATTAACCGCATTGTGCGATGTGGATGAAAAAAAGTTAAAAGAAACGGCCGAAGCACTGCGTGTTTCTCATACGTTTACGCGATTTGAAGATATGGCGCGTTGCTCCGACTTGGATGCGATTGTCATTGTGTCTTCATCGGCCTTTCATCCCGAGCACATAGAAATAGCGCTTGATAACGGTAAGCATGTTTTTTCGGAAAAGCCCTTGGGCATAAATATCGAAGGCTGCAAACGGGCGGAAAAAGCCGTTGAACGCCATCCTGATAAGGTATGCATGATAGGTTTTATGCGCCGCTTTGATCCTTCGTACCTGTATGTAAAAGAAAAAATCGATAACGGAGAAATCGGCCGGCCGATTTTAGTGCGTTGTTACAGTCAGGATCCCGAAAAATGCATCGACGGCGCAATCGCCTTTGCTCCCGACAGCGGCGGACAGTTTTTGGATATGGCGGTGCATGACATAGATTTGGCGCGTTGGTTTACGAAAAGCGAACCGGTAAGTGCATGGGCAATAGGCGGCTGCTATGCACACCCCGAATTTGCACAATACAGGGACGGCGATAACGTCGGTTGTCTTTTAAAATTTCAAAACGATACCATGTGCTTTTTGTTCGCCGGACGTACCGCTCCGCACGGATATAATGTCGAAACCGAGATTATCGGTACGAAAGGAATTCTGCGGGTTGCGTCGGTGCCGCAAAAAAATCTTGTCGAAATTTTGGATAACGGCGGTGTGCGGCGCGAATGCAGTCAAAACTTTTTGGAACGTTTTGAAAACGCCTATGTGCGCGAATTGGAAGAATTCGTTTCCTGTATTGTCGAACATAAAAAGCCTTCCGTAACGGTTTACGACGGAACGCGTACTCTTGAAATTGCCGAAGGCTGCCGCAATTCTTTCCAATCGGGTGAATTATATCGTTTTTGA
- a CDS encoding ABC transporter permease, whose product MNKKWSSGLTRNMREFGIIIAFIIILVALMIISPSAFASPRNLVGIVRQAAINGILACGMMFVIISNGIDLSVGSTVALAGVMAAHFAHPDSYPLIFPVVLAVVIGTAVGMINGLGVAYGNIPPFIITLATMTAVRGTALIASGGSPVYGLSDSFKNISSGTIGNTIIPVLAVYFICVLCLSGFILTKTVFGRRIYAIGGNESAAAVSGINVKRMRLIIYSISGALAGFAGLLLASRTYQGSPTAGQSYELDAIAAVIIGGISMSGGSGKWYGTLIGALLLAVLANGLDILNVSSNYQMIIKGCIITLAVLVDINSKKKQA is encoded by the coding sequence ATGAATAAAAAATGGTCTTCCGGTTTAACACGGAACATGAGGGAATTCGGTATTATAATCGCTTTTATTATAATTTTGGTCGCGTTGATGATTATTTCGCCGTCGGCCTTTGCTTCTCCGCGCAACTTGGTCGGCATTGTGCGCCAAGCCGCAATCAACGGTATTTTAGCTTGCGGTATGATGTTCGTTATTATTTCGAACGGCATCGATTTGTCGGTAGGTTCGACCGTCGCCCTTGCCGGTGTTATGGCGGCGCATTTTGCTCATCCGGATTCGTATCCGCTCATCTTTCCCGTTGTGCTTGCCGTCGTTATCGGTACTGCCGTCGGAATGATAAACGGTTTGGGAGTCGCTTACGGGAATATTCCGCCTTTTATTATTACGCTTGCGACGATGACTGCCGTGCGCGGAACCGCGTTAATCGCAAGCGGCGGTTCTCCCGTTTACGGCCTTTCGGATTCGTTTAAAAATATTTCATCCGGCACAATCGGCAACACGATTATTCCCGTCCTTGCCGTATACTTTATATGCGTGCTGTGTTTAAGCGGCTTTATTCTTACGAAAACGGTTTTCGGGCGCAGAATATATGCCATCGGCGGCAACGAAAGCGCGGCCGCGGTTTCCGGCATAAACGTAAAGCGCATGCGGCTCATCATCTATTCGATTTCAGGCGCCCTTGCGGGCTTTGCGGGTCTTTTGCTTGCGTCGCGCACGTATCAGGGTTCTCCTACCGCGGGACAAAGCTACGAACTGGACGCGATCGCCGCCGTCATTATCGGCGGAATCAGTATGTCCGGGGGAAGCGGCAAATGGTACGGAACGCTCATCGGCGCCCTGCTTTTAGCCGTCCTTGCAAACGGCCTCGACATTTTGAACGTGTCGTCCAATTATCAAATGATTATAAAGGGCTGCATTATTACGCTTGCCGTCTTAGTCGATATCAATTCGAAAAAGAAACAGGCATAA
- a CDS encoding ABC transporter permease encodes MADLIKRSGQSFSFRAMLKKYGILFVLLLMVIVISIFKPEFLTSRNIFNILNQTAIFGIMAIGLTFVIISRGIDLSVGSILAFAAVVAASVSQLPDSVGKMFPDLPMLPFPVAFFSALILGGLCGAVSGFLIAKFQIHAFIATLGMMTVARGFALIFSSGKPISNINPFFNVIGGRLWGVIPVPVVIYAAVIAVSAVILNYTRFGKSVFAIGSNSTAAEISGINVKRNYVIIYMISGLLAGLASIVFLGRTGSAHPGAATGYELTAIAATTIGGTSQTGGIGTIWGAVAGALILGVIKNGMTLLGVHAYWQQVVEGVIIVAAVVFDMRKNARKA; translated from the coding sequence ATGGCAGATCTGATAAAAAGAAGCGGGCAATCGTTTTCGTTTCGCGCAATGCTGAAAAAATACGGTATATTGTTCGTATTGCTTTTAATGGTTATTGTTATAAGTATTTTTAAACCGGAATTTTTAACGAGCCGCAATATATTCAATATTTTAAATCAAACCGCTATTTTCGGCATAATGGCCATAGGCTTGACCTTTGTTATTATTTCACGGGGAATAGACTTATCGGTCGGTTCGATTTTAGCCTTTGCCGCCGTTGTTGCGGCAAGTGTATCGCAGCTTCCCGATTCTGTCGGGAAAATGTTCCCCGATCTTCCTATGCTGCCGTTCCCTGTTGCATTTTTTTCCGCTCTTATTTTGGGCGGTTTGTGCGGTGCAGTCAGCGGATTTTTAATCGCTAAATTTCAAATACATGCCTTTATTGCGACCTTGGGCATGATGACGGTTGCGCGCGGGTTTGCGCTGATTTTCAGTTCGGGTAAACCGATCAGCAATATAAATCCGTTTTTTAATGTTATCGGCGGACGCCTTTGGGGAGTTATTCCCGTTCCCGTTGTCATTTATGCGGCGGTTATCGCCGTATCGGCGGTAATCTTAAACTATACGCGTTTCGGAAAAAGTGTTTTTGCAATCGGCTCGAACAGCACTGCGGCGGAAATTTCCGGTATAAACGTTAAGCGCAATTACGTTATAATTTATATGATTTCCGGTCTTTTGGCAGGGCTCGCTTCGATTGTATTTTTGGGGCGTACGGGCAGCGCCCATCCGGGGGCTGCAACCGGTTACGAATTGACCGCCATTGCCGCAACTACAATCGGAGGAACCAGCCAAACCGGCGGTATCGGAACGATTTGGGGTGCCGTTGCCGGCGCTCTTATTTTGGGCGTTATCAAAAACGGCATGACTTTATTGGGCGTTCACGCATATTGGCAGCAAGTTGTCGAGGGTGTCATCATTGTCGCGGCCGTTGTTTTCGATATGCGTAAAAATGCGCGTAAAGCATAA
- a CDS encoding endonuclease/exonuclease/phosphatase family protein: MSEYATCSDHNTSIPPLDEVIIRNQTSQTVLSGDTLRAAVFNIERGFGLEPLLIYLKEHPLLKTADVILANELDWGMKRTKNRNIAALIAEATNLNYAYGIEFVALDGEKSGNKEALHGNAVFSCFPILKAGLLRLPRVFDWRESDQPRLGGRNAVFAVVEFAGRQIGLSSVHLENRTVPSGRLTQMECFLNGVNDFFGSMPVILGGDMNTNCMNGADNAEALMLAQNQSEQRRRIKEVESIEPLLHYAQERGFDYKGCNLIDKTTRRKPIKGEKDLLLNLDWFFMRGFTASNPQVVTTVFDEKALGPLSRYAEWQGTQISDHDAVVADFQLA, translated from the coding sequence ATGTCGGAATATGCAACCTGTAGCGACCATAATACTTCAATTCCGCCCTTGGATGAAGTTATAATCCGTAATCAAACATCACAAACAGTCCTTTCCGGAGATACGCTTCGGGCTGCGGTTTTCAACATCGAAAGAGGCTTCGGCTTGGAGCCGCTTTTAATCTATTTAAAAGAACATCCGCTTTTAAAAACGGCGGATGTCATCCTTGCCAACGAACTTGACTGGGGCATGAAGCGCACGAAAAACCGGAATATCGCCGCCTTAATCGCCGAAGCGACGAATCTCAATTATGCGTACGGTATCGAGTTTGTCGCATTGGACGGTGAAAAATCGGGAAACAAAGAGGCCTTGCACGGCAATGCGGTCTTTTCGTGCTTTCCGATTTTAAAAGCCGGTTTGCTCCGCCTTCCGCGCGTGTTCGATTGGCGCGAAAGCGATCAGCCGCGCCTCGGCGGCAGGAACGCCGTTTTTGCCGTTGTCGAATTCGCCGGCAGGCAAATCGGCCTTTCGAGCGTTCACCTTGAAAACCGTACGGTGCCTTCGGGCCGCCTCACACAAATGGAATGTTTTTTAAACGGCGTAAACGATTTTTTCGGTTCCATGCCGGTTATTCTCGGCGGCGACATGAATACGAACTGCATGAACGGCGCGGATAACGCCGAAGCGCTTATGCTTGCGCAAAATCAAAGCGAACAGCGGCGCCGCATAAAAGAGGTCGAGTCGATAGAGCCGCTTTTACACTATGCGCAGGAACGCGGCTTCGATTATAAAGGCTGTAATCTCATCGATAAAACGACGCGCCGCAAACCGATTAAAGGCGAAAAAGATTTGCTTCTTAATTTGGATTGGTTTTTTATGCGCGGCTTTACCGCTTCGAATCCGCAGGTGGTCACCACCGTTTTTGACGAAAAAGCTCTGGGGCCGCTTTCGCGCTATGCCGAATGGCAGGGAACGCAAATCTCGGATCACGATGCGGTCGTCGCCGATTTTCAATTGGCGTAA
- a CDS encoding SH3 domain-containing protein, whose protein sequence is MKQIFFYCMFICSAFLYAQESLEKILKDNIVMPIEYCRVLKAGNRDEILKINPKISEYTPYDFAFERDSAWYERGTYRLLELTVFKEEKTELRFGSNMVLEVIQIKDSNNFLVKQTDYSKRVFEKSIPRIIDLAKLASEEPFFITFQRDGDYLRISSKQKDYYQEYFFATEYTYDQICSLIFYDIVDPSLVTWPRHADGSCDYETVVRLQSGKGYRASDNLRLRSSGSKAGKHVVTIGKGTQVKVLSIGAEQTLDGIISNWVQVEVQAGAKDRDGKAIAAGTTGWLFGGYLTE, encoded by the coding sequence ATGAAACAAATATTTTTTTATTGTATGTTTATATGTTCCGCATTTTTATATGCACAGGAAAGTTTGGAAAAAATTTTAAAAGACAATATTGTTATGCCGATAGAGTATTGCCGGGTTTTGAAAGCAGGCAATAGGGATGAAATATTAAAAATTAATCCGAAAATCAGCGAATATACGCCATACGATTTTGCATTTGAGAGGGATTCTGCATGGTATGAAAGAGGTACCTATAGATTGTTAGAATTAACGGTTTTCAAAGAGGAGAAAACAGAGTTAAGGTTTGGATCAAATATGGTCTTAGAGGTTATACAAATAAAGGATTCAAATAATTTTTTAGTTAAACAAACAGATTATTCAAAAAGAGTGTTCGAAAAATCTATTCCGCGAATTATTGATCTTGCAAAATTGGCAAGCGAAGAGCCTTTTTTTATTACGTTTCAACGAGACGGTGATTATTTACGCATAAGTTCAAAACAAAAAGATTATTATCAGGAGTATTTTTTTGCAACGGAATATACTTACGACCAAATATGTTCATTGATTTTTTACGATATTGTAGACCCCTCCCTCGTTACTTGGCCCCGCCACGCCGACGGTTCTTGCGACTACGAAACGGTGGTGCGGCTGCAATCCGGTAAAGGTTACCGCGCTTCCGACAATCTGCGCCTGCGCTCAAGCGGCAGTAAGGCAGGCAAGCACGTCGTAACAATCGGCAAGGGTACGCAGGTAAAAGTGCTGAGCATAGGTGCCGAACAAACCTTAGACGGTATTATAAGCAACTGGGTGCAAGTGGAAGTGCAGGCAGGCGCAAAAGACAGGGACGGGAAAGCTATAGCTGCGGGGACAACGGGCTGGCTCTTTGGCGGGTACTTGACAGAATGA
- a CDS encoding sugar ABC transporter ATP-binding protein, protein MNTADPLLEVKNITKVFPGVIALEDVGMEVRRGEVHALIGENGAGKSTLMKCIIGMYRPTKGEIFFEGKKRDIGTTKQALDLGISMIHQELSPVLHRPIMENIWLGREPLNKFGFVDHKKMYEDTLELLLSIDMQDDPKTLMRDLTVAKIQMVEILKAVSYDAKLIIMDEPTSSLTNHEVEDLFQVIRRLKSQNRSIIYISHKMDEIFEIADRVTIFRDGKYIKTADTSGISMDEIINLMVGRDVSGLFQKQTTEPGQVILEVQNLSSGKKFKDVSFTLKKGEILGFAGLVGAGRTEVVETLFGVRPKTSGRILLNGEEVRIGNARDAIGHKMALLTEERRETGIFPVLSVDYNMVVANMKKYLRKSGFLNFKMVKEDCDKYVRDINIKTPSLSQQIQFLSGGNQQKVLVARWLLTSPDILFMDEPTRGIDVGAKTEIYKLIEKLAQSGKSIIMVSSELPEIIGLSDRIVVFHEGSVTAILERSDGFTQENIMTYATGAQKQESVA, encoded by the coding sequence ATGAATACCGCCGATCCTTTACTGGAAGTAAAAAATATTACAAAAGTATTTCCCGGTGTTATAGCGTTGGAAGATGTCGGCATGGAAGTCCGCAGAGGCGAGGTTCATGCACTCATAGGCGAAAACGGAGCGGGAAAGTCAACCCTTATGAAATGCATTATCGGAATGTACAGACCGACAAAAGGCGAGATTTTTTTTGAAGGTAAAAAACGCGATATAGGTACGACAAAGCAAGCTTTGGATTTGGGAATTTCGATGATTCATCAGGAATTATCTCCTGTTTTGCATCGTCCTATAATGGAAAATATATGGCTGGGACGCGAACCGCTGAATAAATTCGGCTTTGTGGATCATAAAAAAATGTATGAAGATACGCTTGAATTGCTTTTATCGATCGACATGCAAGATGATCCTAAAACCTTAATGCGCGATTTAACCGTAGCAAAAATTCAAATGGTGGAAATCCTAAAAGCCGTATCGTATGATGCAAAGCTTATCATTATGGATGAACCGACTTCTTCTCTTACAAATCATGAAGTTGAAGATTTGTTTCAAGTTATCAGACGCTTAAAATCTCAAAACCGTTCGATTATCTATATTTCGCATAAAATGGACGAAATCTTTGAAATAGCCGACAGGGTTACGATCTTTAGGGACGGTAAGTATATAAAAACTGCGGATACATCCGGTATTTCGATGGATGAAATTATAAACCTTATGGTCGGCCGCGATGTTTCCGGTTTATTTCAAAAGCAAACGACCGAACCGGGACAGGTAATTTTGGAAGTTCAAAACCTTTCTTCCGGCAAAAAGTTTAAAGACGTATCGTTTACGCTTAAAAAAGGCGAAATACTGGGATTTGCCGGTTTGGTCGGTGCCGGGCGAACTGAAGTGGTTGAAACTTTGTTCGGTGTGCGGCCTAAAACAAGCGGAAGAATTCTGTTGAACGGCGAAGAAGTCCGTATCGGTAATGCCAGAGATGCAATCGGCCACAAAATGGCTTTGCTTACCGAAGAGAGGCGCGAAACCGGCATTTTTCCCGTTTTGTCCGTCGATTATAATATGGTCGTCGCCAATATGAAAAAGTATTTGCGCAAAAGCGGTTTTTTAAACTTTAAAATGGTTAAAGAAGATTGCGATAAATACGTGCGCGATATTAATATTAAAACGCCGAGTTTGAGTCAGCAAATACAGTTTTTAAGCGGCGGCAATCAACAAAAGGTATTGGTAGCGCGCTGGCTTTTAACATCGCCGGATATTCTTTTTATGGACGAGCCGACACGCGGTATCGATGTCGGAGCAAAAACGGAAATTTATAAATTGATTGAAAAACTTGCTCAAAGCGGTAAAAGTATCATTATGGTGTCTTCGGAGCTGCCCGAAATTATCGGGTTAAGCGACCGTATTGTCGTATTTCATGAAGGTTCCGTTACCGCAATCCTTGAACGTTCGGACGGGTTCACTCAGGAAAATATTATGACCTATGCGACCGGAGCTCAAAAACAGGAATCGGTTGCCTGA